DNA from Pelodiscus sinensis isolate JC-2024 chromosome 1, ASM4963464v1, whole genome shotgun sequence:
ACCTACAACATTAATTTTAAAGTAATAAGAGAATTTTGATATTACATTGATTATATCAATATCAGCTCATAATTTTATGTTTCAAAATTGATTACACAAAATATGGTTGGTAAATTGagtatataaaaaagaaaattttaaatttAAGCCAAAAAAGCAAAGGTAATTTTAGTCCATTGTAAATACACTGATCATGGAATAGGTACAGTACATTTAATCTAATCAAGAAGTAAATTTTATTTGGAATGTCCCACATTTTATGCCTTTTTTTAGTCCTATCAGACAAATCTTTTCTTAATCAAATGTGCCATGTAGTTCTTTCCTTTTGCTCTCATTTAATTTGTTCTTAatactttccttctttctttttaattttctgcTTCTCATGTGGAATagaagaacaataaaaatgtGAAACTGAAAAATGATGGTAAGGGTGGGCTGAAAAAGACTGCTCTTAATTTAATGCAGGAGGGTACAGAATCAACTGATAGTTCTTtgcaaaagcaatttttaaattcATTGTCTCTTGGAAAGGGTTCGGATTTAGAAAACAATGGTAATGATGCCTTTGCGGAAAAAATTAAGGCTGATAAAAAGCATATAAAAGGTAAACTAGAACCAGCACGCACTATTGGCAAACTGAAGTCTGATGTTCAGCAAACTATTAAGCATCACATCAAATCAGTGAAAGGGAAGAAAGATTATGCAGAAAATCTTAATCCTAGTAAACAAGACACATTTTATGGTCTTCCCAGTGATaaaactgaaaaatcaaaaaAAGCTATTAGATCTAAGCAAATCCCTGAAACAGATACACTGCCTTCTTCAGCCTGTTACAAACCAGTGACCATTTCAGTAACTGCACAAAAATCTGTTAAACACCAAGAAAATAAAAGAGGAGTGTATGAAGTTAGGACATCTGATAAATATGGGAAAATATGTGTCAGAGGCGAAGAAAGTAATGAAGAACAGAGAGAattaaagaaaaaggagaaattCATTAAGCAATTAGCAGTAACTGGGTCATCATCTTCAAGTGACGAAAGTAGTAAAGATTTTGCAAAATACGTACATCAGAGGAGAAAAAACCACAAGAATAGATATAAAGATATAGGAATACAGAAGGAAATAGAAGCCATTAAAAATATGAATTATTTAGAAGAAAAAGATAATGAAACTGAAGACGAGCAAGATACAAATaaacagagagagagtgaggaagAAACCAGTATAAAAAGCCCGAGTGAAGACAAAACAAAAGTGAAGAGGTTTGGTTGTAAGTTTGTTGAGGCCCCACAGCTAGATGCTAAAAAGGAAGATTTTAATCAGGAGCAGAGGAGCGAAGAAAGTGAAATGGGAATGAAAGAGGATGAAAGTGAAAAGGAGAAACAGGATGAAAAAGCTAACAGTGAAGAAGAATCTGGAGTGGGAGAAGATGAAAAGGAGGCTAGAAAAGATGAAATCTCAACAGTGAGAGATGGTGATGAAGAGGAGAAATGTAATGGAGAAGAAAGTGAGGAAGCTGAATCACAGTATGAAGTGGAAGATGATTGTGAGAAAAGGACAAAAGCAGAAGGGAATCATCAtagaagaggcacagaggagagaaATCAAGAGGGTTATTTTAAAAAGGgtaagggagaagaggagaaagatGAAGAGAAGGTAGAAGAAAGGAAGGATAAATATAGGGAGGAGCAGTGTGAAGACACAGAAATGGAGACTGAGAATGAGGATGGAAAGGAagatgaggaggaagaagaagataGTAAAAGTGAAGAAGAGGAAggtgaaggggaggaagaagaggcaaAGAGGGAGGATGaagaagagaggaaaggggatgatGAAGAAGAGGGGGAGAAATGGGAAGATGAAGTGGAGAAAGATGAAGatgaggaagagggggaggaaggggaggaggaggtggaaggggaggaggaagatgaaggggaagaaagggaggtGGAAGCTGAAGATGAGGGGGAGACGGAAGCTGAAGCTGAAgatgagggggaagaaagggaggcGGAAGCTGAAGATGAGGGGGAGGCGGAAGCTGAAGATGAAGGGGAGGCGGAAGCTGAAGATGAGGGAGAAgatgagggggaagaggaaactgaagatgagggggaagaggaagctgaAGATGAAGGGGAGGCGGAAGCTGAAGATGAGGGAGAAgatgagggggaagaggaaacTGAAGATGAGGGGGAGGCAGAAGCTGAAGATGAGGGAGAAgatgagggggaagaggaaactgaagatgagggggaggaggaagctgaatCTGAAGATGAGGGGGAAGATGAAGATGAGGAGGAAGATGAAGATGAGGAAGAGaaaaatgttgggggaaaaaataaagaaaataagcaCCTGCAAAGGCATAATGGAAACAGAaagcaggagaagaaagaaagTACTGTACAAAGCTCTAAACAGAAAGTAAAGTCTAAACAACATGTGAATGGATTACACAATTCAGAACAATTCTGGAACAATGTGCTACCTCATTATTTGACACTAAAATAATGTAGAATGTTGGAGGTTTACTTCTAATGGATTCATTCAAGATATTGTGCTATAAAGTTTATTTTGCTATAACACTTTTtaacagtgatttttttaaaaataaaagtcacGATAAATGTATTATATTAACATCAAGTGCCAGTTTCCTAAAGGACTAAAGACAGCGTTAAGACTTTGGTAACTTTATCAGATCAAACTATTAGAGATAAATTCTGGTGAAATTGCTCATGTCTTTACTGTGCACAACCCTATTAAAAATGCAGAAAGTGATTCCCTAGGAGACAAAGAATTTGTTTGACACTTTTTTTCATAACTTTAGGATGATTATATGAATTATGTGTTTGTATTAATGTAATTTTCATTGCTTTTGTAATCAAATTTCTGAAGCTGAAACATTTAGTTTTGATTAGGAGTGACTAATATGTTGATGTGCCTTACATAAATATAATATCAATAAATCATACACATTCAGTTTTGAGAAATGTAAAACTACAAGTGTTCCCTCTAGTTATTTATGTCCATGTGCAGATTGACTTttgtgtgcaccaatatggagatgacACATcacataaaaaaaaagttattccacacatggacatgTGTGCCAGGGGTTGGGACTAAGGGGTTAGTAAGCCTCAcaagtgtgctcccccccccccccccccgagctcacATTGGCCAGGGACCAGTCATTGGAATTACGCAGCTGGTGTTCAGGGCTGACGCAGCATACGGAGTCCCATGGTTCCCATGCCTAGAAGCCAGACCTGCTGTGCTGGCTTCTTCACCTCCAACCCCAGCACAGAGGTGCCCCAGCACACTCTACCTCAGGTAACAAAGGATTGGGAATTTGAATCACTAAGGTCTTGATCCTGCACACATGCAAATACTTAACTTTACTGCCATGAATAATCCCAAGTGGGTCTACTCACAGTACTAAAGTTAAGTATgtgtgtaagtgtttgcaggattgggacctaagTGATGAAAGGGAGCTATAGTAAGCCAAGAATCTAGATTAAATAGAATGGAAATTGGCATAAAAGATCTAGACAGCTGAAGAGAGAACTGTTTTTAATTTCTAAAAGGTTTAGTGTTCCCTTAAATTCTAAATAACCTacattctctttttttaaattttctaaaCTCTTGTCAAATAATGTGTGGATTTGCACTATTTCTATAATGGCATATCTAGTGAGGGAAGGGGGTAATTTTTTGTCATCCAGCATTTTccttaatacagtaaaactcccaatagtccggcatccaatagtccagcactcctgatagtccggcatcaaaatggcaagagcctagtgagtgagctttggcaaaaaatgagtcacaaggtaataGCGGCATCAGCTGAACTAagcaaaaagggttaaaaaaactaaaacattacagtatactgtatacagtatgtacaataaaaagggttaagatcactttatatacagtatacaggcagtccccgggttacgtacaagatagggactgtaggtttgttcttaagttgaatctgtatgtaagtcggaactggcgtccagattcagccgctgctgaaactgaccgccagttctgacttacatacagattcaacttaagaaccccaagcgtccccaagtcagctgctgctgaaactgatcagcggctgattccaggaagcctggggcagagcaactctgcctcgggcttcctgtagtcagcgctggtcagtttcagcagcggctgacttggggacgcctggggcagagcagctggggtgctgctgggttgctccagtagcaccgctcctcggcgctactgtaccaacccagcagcacaccatctgctctgccccaggtgtcctgattcagccactactgaaactgaccagcagcggctgaatcgggacctggggcagagcagctggggtgctgccgggttggtccagtagtgcccagagcggcgctgcaggaccaatcggcagcgccccagctgctctgccccagggtccaaaacaaaagcctgttctgctgggggggggacagtagctgcgcccccccccccccagcagaccagggacacggggagcagagccgcagcggcagcggggtgccgcccctctgaggctttgctctggcaaagtctcagaggcgcgggaccctgccgcggcttcagtcccggtgcctgtggtctgctggggacggtctccagcagaccaggggcaccggagcagcttacgaatggggctttctcgccccggagctcgcaggtagcaatccgccacctcgacctccggggcgagaaagccctgttcgtaagtgcggatccgacataagtcggatccgcgtaagtcggggactgcctgtatactatatacagtatatacataatcATTTTATATTACCTCCTGATattccggcatatctgataatccggcatcacctaggtcccataggttctggattatcagaagaTTACTGTACATGGCTAACATATACATGGCTGCTATAGGAAGCACTAAAGTAGACAATTCTCTAATGACTAACCTATGGAGTGGTCTTGACAGTATCTGAAGAGAGTTCCTTTAACCCTCTTTTAAAATGAGGATAACGCAAGGAGGATAtcaaaatgggggggagggaataaaaGATAACAAAATAACGTTGAGGttatgaaacatttttaaaggtgttttGTAGCATCTTACTATTAAAATACTTTAACTTatttctggaatttttttttccaaaaaaggctgTAGTAAGTTAGGAATCACCAATAGCTTTTAATCAGCTGTACTAGTTGTTCacctatttttttaataaatcattcATTCCTTTTCACAACTTCAGAAGATATTTTCACTGTCAGTAACAGGAATTTGTCCAGTGCTTTCACAACCTACTTAATTTTGTAGCTTAGAATTCTGAAAACAGTTGTAAATTTCTAAATTTTTCTAGATTGTGCTTATTCAGGGTAAAGTACTCAAATGAAAAGAACTTCATATGCAACTATTTTTCTAGCTAAGGTGCATACATAATGTTGATCTGTAGACATTATTGGTTTGACATCAGCATGTGTAAATCTTGGTAAAGGGATTCATATATGCATTCTTGCATCAAAGTAGAGTGGCCTGTTTAAAACAatatgggtgtgtctatacagcagggcttacctcgaaataagttatgcaagttgagctatgtcaattgtgtagcttatttcaaaattaggagcatctacagcacttacttcgaaatagagcactcttcctccaaattCCCTCACTtgtcgtacaatgaaggttacaggagtcagagtaagaagtcctccagcatgacagtatttcaatattatttcaaaataacttcctgctgtgtagacacagactgtcatttagaaataatgttgctgtgtagacctaccctaggTGTGTTGCATCACAGAATAAATGCATTAGTTGAGGTATTGAAAACTACCTTTTTAATGAGGAAGTTTCATTTATATTGCCAACGTGCTGCAAAAGCATCACTAAACTT
Protein-coding regions in this window:
- the LOC142821850 gene encoding uncharacterized protein LOC142821850 → MQEGTESTDSSLQKQFLNSLSLGKGSDLENNGNDAFAEKIKADKKHIKGKLEPARTIGKLKSDVQQTIKHHIKSVKGKKDYAENLNPSKQDTFYGLPSDKTEKSKKAIRSKQIPETDTLPSSACYKPVTISVTAQKSVKHQENKRGVYEVRTSDKYGKICVRGEESNEEQRELKKKEKFIKQLAVTGSSSSSDESSKDFAKYVHQRRKNHKNRYKDIGIQKEIEAIKNMNYLEEKDNETEDEQDTNKQRESEEETSIKSPSEDKTKVKRFGCKFVEAPQLDAKKEDFNQEQRSEESEMGMKEDESEKEKQDEKANSEEESGVGEDEKEARKDEISTVRDGDEEEKCNGEESEEAESQYEVEDDCEKRTKAEGNHHRRGTEERNQEGYFKKGKGEEEKDEEKVEERKDKYREEQCEDTEMETENEDGKEDEEEEEDSKSEEEEGEGEEEEAKREDEEERKGDDEEEGEKWEDEVEKDEDEEEGEEGEEEVEGEEEDEGEEREVEAEDEGETEAEAEDEGEEREAEAEDEGEAEAEDEGEAEAEDEGEDEGEEETEDEGEEEAEDEGEAEAEDEGEDEGEEETEDEGEAEAEDEGEDEGEEETEDEGEEEAESEDEGEDEDEEEDEDEEEKNVGGKNKENKHLQRHNGNRKQEKKESTVQSSKQKVKSKQHVNGLHNSEQFWNNVLPHYLTLK